The following coding sequences lie in one Colletes latitarsis isolate SP2378_abdomen unplaced genomic scaffold, iyColLati1 scaffold0013, whole genome shotgun sequence genomic window:
- the LOC143350661 gene encoding uncharacterized protein LOC143350661: MSVTKDPKWSDLEAHLEDLTRGMERINRASINLKKMGRAKYTEKILEERLNYVNTLWQQMNDQYKVVCRLLPPGERHSYELFQRDFMGETENEFLDFQAYVSTEITRITTGPRSVMPEIQQSIPIELPKMRLEKFDGDSSKWEHFEDLFTAGVINNPTLTDVQRLQYLNTCITGRAAAAIASLAITDKNFSVAWTTLKTEFGLPRLVLIKILDQILRLSKIRKGDLASVQQVTIGFRQALAILAKKGTVEEQLSWLLTHVVASQFDATLQGEWERSLKMSTEYPLIEEILRFLDQEARAMTVIDEHNRKTASKKEHKPRVRSHNAVVGSPPAQRKCIICGQTHALTECGAFKSFSTRVRYQLIRDRQGCIIRLALDHDAKGCRSQHVCSRCSGRHHALLHFEQYEREAPSQKPKTKFSNGKREERRDNAPPQRRTAKARAADTSTTQATTSRATTSHCTASTDVPRPVLLATAIVRVYGENGASRLTRALLDQGSETSFISARLRNDLNLPRRKTSATVSGLGGGQTQQIKYSVGLNLGAANGVTPMVSARAYVVSKITNYASPCVNVFNNDALRNLMLADPEPASGQNIEVLIGADLYAQVIRSGFRRIAPEGPIAQETAFGWILSGPINAASKARCHVRTLHCNVLESLDYAIRRFWEIEEIPSTSVLTKAEEECETHFQKTVARDATGRFIVRLPFNHPKPEEALGDSLHIALSALTRMRRKLDKDQTLAREYEEFLAEYESLEHMTRIEPSEKSRLYIPHRAVIRTESATTKLRVVFNATSRTVGGQSLNDILHVDPKLQNDITSVLTRWRLYEYVLVADIEKMFRYGDTEPTLAPLNRNSYDTSPEKISY, from the exons GGCTTCTCCCTCCTGGGGAACGACACTCTTACGAGCTGTTCCAACGGGATTTTATGGGGGAAACTGAAAACGAGTTTTTGGATTTTCAGGCTTATGTGTCTACGGAAATAACCCGTATCACGACTGGTCCAAGATCAGTAATGCCGGAAATCCAGCAATCAATACCGATCGAACTCCCGAAGATGAGGTTGGAGAAATTCGACGGGGATTCTTCgaaatgggaacatttcgaagATCTATTTACCGCCGGAGTAATCAACAACCCCACTTTAACGGATGTACAGAGGTTACAATACCTGAACACCTGTATAACCGGGAGAGCCGCAGCCGCTATCGCATCGCTTGCGATAACGGATAAAAATTTCTCAGTGGCGTGGACGACCCTGAAAACAGAATTCGGGCTCCCACGCTTGGTGCTGATCAAGATTCTTGATCAGATACTGAGACTATCAAAAATCCGAAAAGGCGACCTGGCGAGTGTCCAGCAGGTCACCATTGGCTTTCGGCAAGCACTCGCTATACTTGCTAAAAAAGGAACTGTGGAAGAGCAGCTTAGCTGGCTGCTAACACACGTCGTAGCAAGTCAATTTGACGCTACGTTGCAAGGGGAATGGGAACGATCCCTCAAGATGTCAACGGAATATCCGTTGATTGAGGAGATCCTGAGATTCCTTGACCAGGAAGCACGCGCTATGACCGTCATTGACGAACATAACCGCAAAACTGCCTCAAAAAAGGAACATAAGCCACGAGTACGGAGTCATAACGCCGTCGTGGGCTCCCCCCCTGCGCAGCGGAAGTGCATAATTTGCGGACAAACGCATGCACTGACCGAATGCGGTGCATTTAAGAGTTTTTCCACAAGAGTGCGATACCAGCTCATAAGGGACAGACAAGGGTGTATAATCCGTCTGGCCCTAGATCATGACGCAAAGGGTTGCCGGAGCCAACACGTTTGTTCGAGATGCAGTGGCAGACATCATGCCCTGTTGCATTTCGAGCAATACGAAAGAGAGGCTCCTAGCCAAAAGccgaaaacgaaattttcgaACGGCAAGCGTGAGGAGCGGCGGGATAACGCCCCTCCACAGCGCCGTACGGCTAAGGCGAGAGCCGCCGATACCTCGACGACGCAAGCAACGACGTCACGGGCTACTACGTCACACTGTACTGCGAGTACAGACGTACCGAGGCCGGTGCTGTTAGCTACCGCGATCGTACGAGTGTACGGAGAAAACGGCGCGTCGCGTTTAACTCGCGCGCTGTTGGATCAAGGGTCCGAGACATCCTTCATCTCGGCGAGATTGAGGAATGACCTCAACCTCCCGAGGAGGAAAACCTCAGCCACGGTATCGGGCTTGGGGGGTGGTCAAACCCAACAAATTAAGTACAGTGTAGGGTTAAATCTGGGAGCGGCTAACGGGGTTACCCCGATGGTTTCGGCCAGAGCATACGTCGTGTCAAAAATCACGAACTATGCCTCGCCGTGTGTAAACGTGTTCAATAACGACGCGTTACGAAACCTTATGCTCGCAGACCCCGAACCCGCGTCCGGACAAAACATTGAAGTTTTGATCGGCGCGGATCTGTACGCCCAAGTTATTCGATCGGGATTCCGACGAATAGCGCCCGAAGGGCCAATtgcacaagaaactgcattcggcTGGATATTATCCGGACCAATAAATGCAGCAAGCAAGGCCCGGTGTCACGTGCGAACGTTGCATTGCAACGTACTTGAATCGCTGGATTACGCGATTCGACGGTTCTGGGAAATTGAAGAAATTCCCTCGACCTCAGTGCTTACAAAAGCTGAGGAAGAGTGTGAAACTCATTTCCAAAAGACTGTCGCACGGGATGCAACGGGACGGTTTATTGTCCGATTGCCGTTTAACCATCCGAAACCGGAAGAAGCGCTGGGAGATTCACTCCATATCGCTCTCTCCGCGTTGACCAGGATGAGAAGGAAATTGGACAAGGATCAGACCCTCGCACGAGAATATGAAGAATTTCTCGCGGAGTATGAGTCGTTGGAACACATGACTCGTATAGAGCCCTCTGAAAAATCCAGactctacattccgcatcgagcggttatCCGAACGGAGAGTGCAACCACCAAACTGCGAGTCGTGTTTAACGCGACCAGCCGTACGGTGGGCGGACAATCCCtgaacgacatcctacacgtagatcCGAAactgcagaacgacatcacgtctgtTTTGACGAGATGGAGGCTGTACGAATACGTGCTGGTGGCCGAtatcgagaaaatgtttcg GTACGGGGACACTGAGCCTACGCTAGCGCCCCTAAATCGAAATTCGTACGACACCTCGCCGGAAAAGATCAGTTACTGA